Within the Verrucomicrobiota bacterium genome, the region CACTACGCATCGCCGTGTATCAACCAACCCGCAACTATGTAACGCGCTTTTTTCATCGCCAACCGCGCGGTTTCGGGGCAGAATCCCGCGCATGAAAACCACGACGAAAGTATGGCTGGGCGCAGGCGCGGTGCTCGCTCTCGTCGTGGCGTTGATCGGCTACAAAATCAAGACTGCCGAACCCAGTTATCAGGGGAAGAGCTTGAGTGAGTGGTTGGGGGAATGTAACCCATACGAAGTTCCTTCGGTAGATGGTTCTTACCCCTCAACAAACAACGCATTTGCTTCAGCCATGCGAGCCATGGGCACCAATTCCTTGCCAATATTGATTGAATGGCTGCCCCCGAGGAATCCAACGGTGCAGAATTGGCTTATAAAAGCAAATAACAAACAAGATTTCATTCGCTTGCCAACTGGCTCCGACCCACGCACAAGCAGTTATCAAGCAGTTGCGGCAATAGCTGCCCTGGGACCATCCGCCAAACCAGCGATCCCGCAACTCGTCGAGTTGTTAAATCACACCAATGTCACAGTATATGCCACTGCTGCCTTGGTAGCCATTGGACCAGAGGCGCACCCAGTGATTTTGCAGGCATTGCGTCATACGAATAGCGCAGTCCGGGTGGCGGTCATTTGGGGGCTTGGGCAAATGCCGGGTGATAAAGAATTCGCTGTGCCCTCCCTGATCTCCCTGCTTAATGACAATGATACAGGGGTTCGTCGCCGTGCTGCTTTCCTGATAGGATGCATCCAAAGGAAGCCGGAAATAACCATTCCTGCGCTGCTTAAAGCTTTTCCGGATCCTGATCCCCATGTAAGCAGCCATTTGGCATTTGCACTTAGCCGATTCGGCACCAACGCCGTCGCAGCCTTGCCAGCATTACGGCAACTCCAGGCGCAAACCAATCTGGATTTTATAGAACAATTTTATATAAAGAATGCTCTCAGAAAAATCTCCCCCTCCGAATATCCACCCGCCACCAATATCGTTCGGACTCGACGCGGTCGGACGGCGCAGCCAGCCCCAAAGACGGAACCGGCCCCGCAATAAACTTCTCGGGTAACCACCCCGGCGACAGCCGATGGAAGCCATCCGCAGATCATCCTGCCCAGGGTGCCCTTCCCAACCCGCGGAACACCCGAAAGACCCACGACACCCCCGTTTTTGATGTTTTTTGCGGTTTTTTGAGGGTTGGGGACGGGTCATTTTCAAAAAGGGCCGTCACGGAAACATTTCTTGACGCAAAAATTTCTTTCCGTGGCGGAAAAATTTCCTTTCCCGACGGAAATCTTTCGTTTCTCGACGCAGAAATTTGGTTTCTTGACGTAGAAAAATGATTCCTCGGCGGAAATATTTGGTTTCCCGACGTAGAAATTCCGTTCCTTGACGGAAGTTTTTGGTTTCCCGACGGAGAAATTTGGTTTTCCGACGTCAAGAAATGTTTCCGTGGCGTCAAGAAACCATTTCGTGACGCCATGAAAATCTCCAATGCCGTCACGGGGGTTTTCCTTGATGGAAGGGAAAGTCTCCGTGACGTCAGGGAACGTTCCGTTGACGCCGGGGAGCGGCATTTTTGTGGCAGCGGCAGGTTCCGTGACGCCACGGCGGACCCTTTGGATGCCACGAGATTAAGCTTAGGCGGTCATCCGGGGTTCCCGGATCGCCACAAGCGTAAACCCGATCTCGGGCACTGAGGCAAGGGTGCCGAAGCACCCGCCCCACGCGCTACTCCCTGCCGGGTCGCTCTCGACCAAGGCGGCTACGGGAGGGGAGTTTCTGCCTTCGCAGATGGCTGAAGTATGAAAGGAGGTTTCCGGGACGAATTCCGGGCTGCGTACCGCTTCGTTGCTTTCGTAAAACAATTTTCCCGGCTGGACTCGCCTGGTGTTCCAATGTTACATTGAGGCATGTCCCGTTGTTTGCGGCAAATTGTCTATTTCATGCTGATCTGGATCGGATGTTCCGTCCAGGCGGATAACTTTTTCCCCACCAATTCGACTTGGCGATATTTCATTGGCACCACCGAGGCTTCCTCCCCCGTGGATGCCTGGCGGCAGAACACGTACAACGACGCGAGTTGGAGCGAAGGCCAGGCGCCGATCGGGTATGGAGACCCGGGGATCGTCACAGGCGTGCCCACGAGCGAGAACGGCGGCTACGTGAGCATGTTTTTCCGAAAAAGTTTCAACGTACCCAACCCCACGGCGGTCAGCCGGCTGGATCTGGCAGTGCGGGTGGACGACGGTTATGTGGCGTGGATCAACGGGGTGGAAGTGGGGCGCTACAACTTTTCCACAAACGCACCGGTGTACAACGCTACGGCCACAAATAACATTGAGCCGACCTGGATTACGAATTCCATTACCACGAATGTGGCGGCGTATCTGGTCCCAGGCAATAATGTGATCGCCATCCAGGTGTTCAATTACAGTCAGCCAAGCGTGGATTTGTTATTTGATGCGCAGTTATCCACGCCGGGCAATGCGGCCTCCCCAGTGATCACGGATATTGCCCCGCCAGCCGATGCCATCCTCAACCAGTTGAGTCAGATCACGGTGACGTTCAGCGAGGGTGTGACGAATATTTTTCCGGCCAGTTTGCTGATCAACCAGGCCCCTGCCACAAATATGCTGCGCGTGGCCAGCAATCAGTTCACTTTTCAGTTTACCACGCCCGCCGCTGGGAACGTGGATATGACTTGGAACTTGACGACGAATATCACCGACCTAGCCAGCAATGCCTTCGCCGGTCTGACTTGGTCTTACTTGCTAGATTTCTCCGCGAGCTCGAATCAGCTCTATATCAATGAATTTCTAGCCGCGAACAAGAATTCCATCCGCGACGAAGACGGGGATGCCTCGGATTGGATCGAGATTTTCAACGGCGGGGCGCTGACCGCCAACCTCACGGGCTGGGCGCTAACGGATGAGGCCACGAATCTGGTAAAGTGGCGCTTCCCAAATATCACACTCGCACCGCGCGCGTACCTAGTGGTGTACGCATCGGGGAAGAATCGCACGAATGCGAGCGCGAAATTGCACGCGAATTTCCAGTTGGATAAGGGGGGGGAATATCTGGCGTTGGTGGACCCGCAGACAAATGTGGTTTCGGATTTCGGGGGCGTGTATCCGCCGCAGAGCACCGACGTTTCGTATGGGCGCGTGCGCGGGGACTTGGCGCACTTCGGGTATTTTTCCATGCCGTCCCCCGGCGGGCCGAATATGTCCTCGGGCGGCGGGTTTACGACGGACATTGTGTTTTCGCGCGGTAGCGGAACGTTTACGAACACCTTCCAGTTGACGCTGAACACGGCTGATACGAACGCGCAGATCCGCTTTGTGGTCGGCTCAACCTTGCCGACGGAGAGTTCGCCGCTGTATGCGGGGCCGATCACCGTCTCGAACACCACCGTGGTGCGGGCGCGCGCGTTCGCCGCCGGGTTGCTGCCCGGTGAAGTCAAGAGCCGCAGCTATATTCAGATGGAAACCGCCACGAATACCGCCGCGTTTAATACGGATGTGCCGATTGTGCTGCTGCACAGCTACGGCGCGGGCGTGCTGCCCACCAACGGGGATTCTTTTGTCATCGTGCAGGTGTACGAACCGAAGAATGGCGTGGCGATGTTCACGAATGCGCCCGATCTAGCCATGCTCGGGATTTACCATGTGCGCGGGAAAAGCAGCTACTCGTTCCCGAAGCGGAACTTTTTCGTCGAGCTGCAGGATGAATACGGGGATGACAAACATGTGTCATTTGCGGGGTTGCCGGATCAGTCCGATTGGGTGCTGTATTCCATTTATCAATTTGATCCCTCCATGATGCACAATCCCATGGCGCACGCTCTGTTCCGACAGATGGGACATTATTCCGCGAACACCAGCTTTGCGGAGCTATTTTTGCACATCGGTACCAACAACCCCGCGATTGCACCACTGACCTTCTCCAGCAACTATAACGGACTGTACGTCATCGAGGAGAAAATCAAAATTGGGAAAAATCGGGTGGAAATTGACAAGCTGCTGCCCGAGCAAACCAACGCGACGACCATCACCGGCGGGTATTTATTCGACGTGGACGATCCGCCCACCACGTTTTCAGTCGCCGGGGTCAGCAATGTGCGATCCGTGGACCCCTCGCACATTGAGATGAACAGTGCCGAACGCACCGCCCAGAAGAATTACTTGAATAGTTACTGGACGGCCTTCAACACCGCCCTGAATGGGACCAACTGGCTCAACCCCACCAACGGCTACCGCGCGTTTGTCGATACACCTTCCTGGATTGATTTTCATTTAAACAATTTTATCGTCTTCAATGTGGACGGACTGCGGCTGAGTTCGTATTTTTACAAGCCGCGCGGCGACAAATTATACCAAGGGCCAATGTGGGACTTCGACCGCACCCAGGGTTCGACCGATCTGCGCGCCTATAATCCCCGGCTCTGGCGCAGCGGGTATTCGGATTGCGGCACGGATTTTTTCAGCAGCGGCAACACCTTTGGTAATGCGTGGTACAAGCGATTGTTTTTGGACCTCGACTTTTTCCAAGCGTGGATTGACCGCTACCATGACCTCCGCCGCGGCGCGTATTCCACCACAAATGTCTGGGCCATGATTGACAGCTTCGCCAATCAGGCCCGTAACGGCCAGTCCCGCGACGTTGTCAAATGGACCATCAATAAACCGCGCTATGGAACCGTGAATCAGGTCGGGCTTTCCTATACTTTCCCCAATCCCGGCATGTATCAGGGCGAGGTGGACTTCCTGAAATACTGGTACGCCAACCGCTTTGACTTCCTCGACAGTCAACTGGCGCGCCCCCCAGCCCTGAGCCGCGCGGGCGGACCGATTACCAATTTGACTCTGACCGTGACAACGCAGGTTGGGCAGATTTATTACACGCTCAACGGCACGGACCCCCGCGCCTCCGGCGGCGCGATCAGCACCAACGCCATCCTTTACACAAATGCCATCGTACTCACGAATAATGCTCGCGTTGTGGCCCGTACATACGACACCAATTACTATTACGTGTATCTCGGCAGTAACGCTCCCCCCACCAACAGCCCATGGTCCGGCACCGTGGAAGCGACCTACGTTGCACAAACCCCGCAATTCGTGGTAACGGAAATCATGTTTAATCCGGCAGCGCCGACGAATGGCAGCACAAATGACGCCAGCGCGTATGAATACATTGAGCTGAAAAATGTCGGCACGAACATGTTAACCCTGGCGGGCTTCCACTTCACGAACGGGATTTACTTTGATTTCTCCACGGGCACCGTCAGCCAATTGGCCCCCGGCGGCTATGTGCTGCTGGTGCGCAATCGCAACGCGTTTCTCAGCCGTTATCCGGGCGTGACGAACATTGCCGGGGAATATTCCGGGAGTTTGAATAATAGCGGCGAACGGCTGTTCCTGGAAGGGCCGCTGAAAGAGCCGATTCTGAATTTTAGCTATGATAATTCCTGGCAGGCGATGGCGGATGGCAACGGTTTTTCACTGGTGCTCAGCAATGAATATGCTCCGTTTTATTCCTTAACCAATCGCGCCAGTTGGCGCTTGAGCAGCACGGAGGGAGGTTCGCCCGGACAGGTGGACGCGGTCGTGCCGAGCATTAGCCCCATCCTAGTTAATGAACTGCTGTCCGCACCCCTGACCGGCGGGGTGGATACCGTGGAATTATATAACCCTAACGCCTCGGCGGTGGACATCAGCGGCTGGTATCTCTCGGATGCGTTTAATAATCCCCGCAAGTACTGTTTTCCTGCCAGCAGCATTCTGCCAGCCAACGGCTACCTGGTGGTGAATGAGACCGCATTTAATGTGGGCAGCAACTCCTTTGCCTTTTCATCCAATGGCGACGATGTCTGGCTCTATGCCGGCAACACCAACCATTTGCTGGGCTATTATCACGGGTTTTCCTTTGGTAACTCCGAGCCCGGTGTGACCTTCGGGCGATATGTGACCAGCACGGGCGAAGAACAATTTGTGCCCCAAGCCACCGCGACACTGGGTACAAACAATACGGGCCCGCGTGTCGGCCCACTGGTGTTCACCGAGATCCATTATAATCCCACATTGCCGGGAGATGCCTACGTGGAAATCATGAATATCACGACCAATGTGGTCCCATTGTACGACCCCGCTGCCCCTACCAACACCTGGAACGTGCATGGCCTGGATTTTTACTTCCCCACCAATGTTTCGCTAAATCCCGGCCAGACACTGCTGGTCACGGGAACTAATGCCGCCACGTTTCAGACTGTGTATGGCGTGAACAGCAACACCCTGGTGTTCGGACCATTCGCTGGCGGTCTGCAAACCAACGGCGAAACCTTGAAGTTGGAACGTCCCGGAACACCCACGACTAACGATGTTCCCCATTACACGGTGGATGAGATCAACTACGATGTGGTCGCACCTTGGCCGGCCTACGCCACTAATGGGAGCAGTTCATTGCAACGAGTGAAGCCGGAAGCCTACGGCAATGATCCAATAGCCTGGAAACTGGCGACGATCTCTCCGGGGATGGCCCCGCCCGTATTGGTGCAATCCCCAATATCGCAAACCAGCAACGCAGCAAGCAATGTGAGTTTGAATGCCGTCGTGTTGGCACCGTTAGCCCCGCGTTATCAATGGTATTTCAATTCCGCTCCGCTGACCAATGCCACTAACGCCACATTGAGCCTCGCCAACATTAGCTGCACCAACGACGGCCAGTATCTGGTGATCGCCACAAACCCGGTTGGGGCCGTGACCAGTACCGTAGCCACATTGACCATTCCAGGTACCGCGCTGCCCAGCATTGTCACCTCCCCTCAATCACAAACGAATGACATGGGAAATACGGTCACACTCGCCATGGTGCCCTCTCTGTCTTGCAATCCACTTCGCTTCCAATGGCTCTTCAATAACAATCCCCTGGCTGGCGCCACCAATGCCTCGCTGGTGATAACGAATGTCCAACTGACCAACAGCGGCTCTTACTCCGTTATCATGAGTAATGTGGCGGGGAAAGCGACCAGCGCAATCGCGACGCTGACCATTCTGTCGTTACCGGTTATCACGGGGCCTCCGGCCAATCAATCCGTTTACCCGGGCCAAAGCGCGAGTTTTGGTGTGACTGTCACAGGCTCACCCCCCTTGATGTATCAATGGTATGGCAAGGGCATCCTGCTGGCTGGAGAAACCAACACAACACTGCTTTTAAGTGATGTTCAGTGGGAGCAAAGTGGAAACTATCAGGTGGTCGTGAGTAATACCTATGGCAGTGTCACCAGTGCGCCGGCAACGTTGACCGTTTGGATCGCCCCGGTAATTACCAGCCAACCGCAGAGCCGGACCAATCTGGTGGGAACCACCGCCAGCTTTGCCGTAACTGCCAATGGTGCGCCTGATCAATGGTATCAGTGGTACAAATCCGTGACCAGTAACCAGTGGTCAGGCATCAATGGCGCGACCAATTCTCAATTATCAATTTCCAATTGCCAATTGAGTGACGCCGGTAGCTACTCAATGGTGGTCTCCAATGTCCTCGGTTCAGTAACCAGTGCAGTGGCGGTATTGACAGTGTGGCAGGCACCAGTGATCACCACCCAACCCCAGAACCAATCGAATCTCCTGAGCGCAACCGCCAGCTTTTCGGTTTCCGCATACGGTTCGCCCGAGCCATGGTATCAATGGCGGTTCAATGCCACCAATGTGCTGGCCAACCAAACCAACTCTACCTTGACCCAGACCAACATCCAGACAACGAACGCCGGTAATTATTCGGTGGTGATCACCAACACGGCAGGCGTGGTAACCAGCGCCGTGGCGACACTGACAGTCCTGACTCCCCCAACCATCACCCAACAACCGGTGGGCACATCCGTCTATGCGGGACAAAGTGCCACCTTCACGGTAACCGCCATCAACCCGGCTCCGATTACCTACCAGTGGTTCGGCTTGGGCGCAGGGCTATCCGGACAAACCAACGCCATCCTGACCCTTACCAATGTGCAGGCCGCACAGGAAGGCGAATACTTTGCCCTGGCGGCCAATGCGTATGGATCAGCCACCAGCAGCGTGGCCCTGTTGGCGTTGCGCATCCTGCCGCCTAGTTCGGCTCCCGGATATTTTTACTTTGCAAACAGCTCTGGTAGCCGCATCTTTCACCCCACCGACACGGCGGGCGGGGCGACAACAAACACTTCGTCACTTAAGAGTAATACCGTCCCCTTTGGCAATCTGCGAATATCGGTCTATTACGGTGTGGGTGGCGGACCGTTGCAAACCAACCTGAACGATGTGCGCGCCTGGAACTGGAACGGCTCGAATAGCGGCAATGCGGGGATTTCCGGCAACGCATTGCTGGCGGAAACGGGCAAGGGAATCATCGGGTTTGGCACTTTGTTTGGCGGGCAGTTTTCCGCTGGAAACACAACTCTTACCGCCTATCGCACAGATGCCGCCGCCACCTACCCGATGCAGGTGCGCGGCTGGGATTGCAACGCGGGCGGGGGAAGTCCGACTTGGGAATCGTTCCAGCAAAAGCTGACGGCGGGAACCTTGCCCATCGGCACGCTCTACGGACTTTCTCCGATCTTTAACCAGACGGCAAATGCGTCCACGTCATTGTCAATGCCGTATTGGCAATTGACGACGGTGATGGCACGTTCACCCGTAATTGCCATCCAACCGCTGAGCCAGACTAACCTGATGGGAACGACGGCAAACTTTAGTGTGTCGGCGACCGGCAATCCGGCACCCTGGTATCAGTGGTACAAATCAGTGGTCAGTAACCAGTGGTCCGTCATCAGTGGCGCGACCAATTATCAATGGTCCATTTCCAATTGTCAGTTGAGTGACGCTGGCAGTTACACGGTTGTCATTACCAATGTAGCCGGCTCCGTGACCAGTGCTGTGACGGCCTTGACTGTCCTGGGTTCGCCACAGATTACCGCCTTAACCTCAACCAACCAGACCGTGCTCTGGGGCAGCAACGCGGTGTTCACGGTTTCCGCCTCCGGTTCCACGCCACTCTATTATTACTGGTATCTTAACTCGAACTTTGCTTCGGTGGTCAGCGCGCAAGTGAGCGTGACCAATCCGGCGGTGAGTTGCGGCAACCAAGGGGATTACTATAATGTCGTGGTCAGCAATGCGTATGGCACCGCCATCGCTGGGCCCGCCTATCTCGGCGTCATGGACAGCCGGTTGCCGGCCTTCACCCCGGCCTTGGTGCATGTCACCAACACCGTGGACAAAGGTTCCAATGCGACCCTGACTGTGGGGGTATTGCACACCTGCAATGAGGCGTATCGCTGGTATTTCGGCCCCGATTTGTTGCCGACGCAGACAACCCCGACCTTATCCCTGACCAATGTGGGGCTGAGTCAGGCGGGCACCT harbors:
- a CDS encoding immunoglobulin domain-containing protein — protein: MSRCLRQIVYFMLIWIGCSVQADNFFPTNSTWRYFIGTTEASSPVDAWRQNTYNDASWSEGQAPIGYGDPGIVTGVPTSENGGYVSMFFRKSFNVPNPTAVSRLDLAVRVDDGYVAWINGVEVGRYNFSTNAPVYNATATNNIEPTWITNSITTNVAAYLVPGNNVIAIQVFNYSQPSVDLLFDAQLSTPGNAASPVITDIAPPADAILNQLSQITVTFSEGVTNIFPASLLINQAPATNMLRVASNQFTFQFTTPAAGNVDMTWNLTTNITDLASNAFAGLTWSYLLDFSASSNQLYINEFLAANKNSIRDEDGDASDWIEIFNGGALTANLTGWALTDEATNLVKWRFPNITLAPRAYLVVYASGKNRTNASAKLHANFQLDKGGEYLALVDPQTNVVSDFGGVYPPQSTDVSYGRVRGDLAHFGYFSMPSPGGPNMSSGGGFTTDIVFSRGSGTFTNTFQLTLNTADTNAQIRFVVGSTLPTESSPLYAGPITVSNTTVVRARAFAAGLLPGEVKSRSYIQMETATNTAAFNTDVPIVLLHSYGAGVLPTNGDSFVIVQVYEPKNGVAMFTNAPDLAMLGIYHVRGKSSYSFPKRNFFVELQDEYGDDKHVSFAGLPDQSDWVLYSIYQFDPSMMHNPMAHALFRQMGHYSANTSFAELFLHIGTNNPAIAPLTFSSNYNGLYVIEEKIKIGKNRVEIDKLLPEQTNATTITGGYLFDVDDPPTTFSVAGVSNVRSVDPSHIEMNSAERTAQKNYLNSYWTAFNTALNGTNWLNPTNGYRAFVDTPSWIDFHLNNFIVFNVDGLRLSSYFYKPRGDKLYQGPMWDFDRTQGSTDLRAYNPRLWRSGYSDCGTDFFSSGNTFGNAWYKRLFLDLDFFQAWIDRYHDLRRGAYSTTNVWAMIDSFANQARNGQSRDVVKWTINKPRYGTVNQVGLSYTFPNPGMYQGEVDFLKYWYANRFDFLDSQLARPPALSRAGGPITNLTLTVTTQVGQIYYTLNGTDPRASGGAISTNAILYTNAIVLTNNARVVARTYDTNYYYVYLGSNAPPTNSPWSGTVEATYVAQTPQFVVTEIMFNPAAPTNGSTNDASAYEYIELKNVGTNMLTLAGFHFTNGIYFDFSTGTVSQLAPGGYVLLVRNRNAFLSRYPGVTNIAGEYSGSLNNSGERLFLEGPLKEPILNFSYDNSWQAMADGNGFSLVLSNEYAPFYSLTNRASWRLSSTEGGSPGQVDAVVPSISPILVNELLSAPLTGGVDTVELYNPNASAVDISGWYLSDAFNNPRKYCFPASSILPANGYLVVNETAFNVGSNSFAFSSNGDDVWLYAGNTNHLLGYYHGFSFGNSEPGVTFGRYVTSTGEEQFVPQATATLGTNNTGPRVGPLVFTEIHYNPTLPGDAYVEIMNITTNVVPLYDPAAPTNTWNVHGLDFYFPTNVSLNPGQTLLVTGTNAATFQTVYGVNSNTLVFGPFAGGLQTNGETLKLERPGTPTTNDVPHYTVDEINYDVVAPWPAYATNGSSSLQRVKPEAYGNDPIAWKLATISPGMAPPVLVQSPISQTSNAASNVSLNAVVLAPLAPRYQWYFNSAPLTNATNATLSLANISCTNDGQYLVIATNPVGAVTSTVATLTIPGTALPSIVTSPQSQTNDMGNTVTLAMVPSLSCNPLRFQWLFNNNPLAGATNASLVITNVQLTNSGSYSVIMSNVAGKATSAIATLTILSLPVITGPPANQSVYPGQSASFGVTVTGSPPLMYQWYGKGILLAGETNTTLLLSDVQWEQSGNYQVVVSNTYGSVTSAPATLTVWIAPVITSQPQSRTNLVGTTASFAVTANGAPDQWYQWYKSVTSNQWSGINGATNSQLSISNCQLSDAGSYSMVVSNVLGSVTSAVAVLTVWQAPVITTQPQNQSNLLSATASFSVSAYGSPEPWYQWRFNATNVLANQTNSTLTQTNIQTTNAGNYSVVITNTAGVVTSAVATLTVLTPPTITQQPVGTSVYAGQSATFTVTAINPAPITYQWFGLGAGLSGQTNAILTLTNVQAAQEGEYFALAANAYGSATSSVALLALRILPPSSAPGYFYFANSSGSRIFHPTDTAGGATTNTSSLKSNTVPFGNLRISVYYGVGGGPLQTNLNDVRAWNWNGSNSGNAGISGNALLAETGKGIIGFGTLFGGQFSAGNTTLTAYRTDAAATYPMQVRGWDCNAGGGSPTWESFQQKLTAGTLPIGTLYGLSPIFNQTANASTSLSMPYWQLTTVMARSPVIAIQPLSQTNLMGTTANFSVSATGNPAPWYQWYKSVVSNQWSVISGATNYQWSISNCQLSDAGSYTVVITNVAGSVTSAVTALTVLGSPQITALTSTNQTVLWGSNAVFTVSASGSTPLYYYWYLNSNFASVVSAQVSVTNPAVSCGNQGDYYNVVVSNAYGTAIAGPAYLGVMDSRLPAFTPALVHVTNTVDKGSNATLTVGVLHTCNEAYRWYFGPDLLPTQTTPTLSLTNVGLSQAGTYSLALSNANGTALGTAMTLVVHYTVTKPTIKVEENKFTLAVEAEPGRAYWLEVRDSLSSGTWTVIRGVTNTSGSTQLLDTNAAAQHRFYRIGSALLP
- a CDS encoding HEAT repeat domain-containing protein, whose protein sequence is MKTTTKVWLGAGAVLALVVALIGYKIKTAEPSYQGKSLSEWLGECNPYEVPSVDGSYPSTNNAFASAMRAMGTNSLPILIEWLPPRNPTVQNWLIKANNKQDFIRLPTGSDPRTSSYQAVAAIAALGPSAKPAIPQLVELLNHTNVTVYATAALVAIGPEAHPVILQALRHTNSAVRVAVIWGLGQMPGDKEFAVPSLISLLNDNDTGVRRRAAFLIGCIQRKPEITIPALLKAFPDPDPHVSSHLAFALSRFGTNAVAALPALRQLQAQTNLDFIEQFYIKNALRKISPSEYPPATNIVRTRRGRTAQPAPKTEPAPQ